From a region of the Leptospira kmetyi serovar Malaysia str. Bejo-Iso9 genome:
- a CDS encoding tetratricopeptide repeat protein — protein sequence MSDEKRNSRNRRPDRNVSDGIGRLPKFFFERAFGFVQSRFGFLNSFLPNVFGILFFVCLAFAGAFSISADEQDRRYDSKNLYDPPSVKITEQNLNDLKQSLQDPSKDAISEIQKVLGQYYSQFIDSRRIEEEKRLGKIFDEKTNRNTIRLLILNMFSKLTPSGMMRDSPILFDLHMLLSREYDKKKQNAKAVESALAALRYRDFSHSEEEFLDERRLVEIFDPSEKQAALSHKRSLENLEKSKKDLKDSKDFFHLFEANLVRGRETKITERGQNGQTTERTLNAGELPAFKERISQSENDLKNKQKEYDDSKSGSYENFRKKKSKEDAEVVYYLANLVKQAENENKERLKVVNNLGIAGTGIFVLFDYKRNTDFYATAALWELASKLDPTMKEPVLDLAKELKSSGKKAKAIDFYKKYLDLARAEKTEESKLAEVYFSIASLYTELKQNVLASSFYELYYKAETDSKKKIPFTYELGSFFENRTGDLERAALYYGIWLKEKPNPETSNLSFADVCELNRQEFLAEYGTSKLYAYHRKRQEEKFSLNSAIKSYERLREIYKNEEIKNAALKKETLAIKRNLLERTDDSVMAQYRLKDLDFQESTSRLGVARTKLNSTPVTLAMKKLSVLLEEEKDFLSARKIYEDIVKIGNPIEINLSLKNIDRINKILEDGIKREPL from the coding sequence ATGTCGGATGAAAAAAGAAATTCTCGAAATCGAAGACCCGATCGAAACGTTTCCGATGGAATCGGTCGGCTTCCGAAGTTTTTCTTTGAACGCGCTTTCGGTTTTGTCCAAAGCCGGTTCGGCTTTTTAAATTCCTTTCTCCCAAACGTTTTCGGAATTCTTTTTTTCGTATGCCTCGCGTTTGCCGGGGCATTTTCTATTTCTGCGGACGAACAGGATCGAAGATACGATTCCAAAAATTTATACGATCCTCCTTCGGTAAAAATCACCGAACAAAACTTAAACGATCTCAAACAATCCCTCCAAGATCCTTCCAAGGATGCGATTTCCGAAATCCAAAAAGTACTCGGACAATATTATTCCCAGTTTATCGACTCGAGAAGAATCGAAGAGGAAAAAAGACTCGGTAAGATCTTCGACGAGAAGACCAACCGAAACACGATCCGTCTTCTGATTCTAAACATGTTCTCAAAACTCACGCCTTCCGGTATGATGAGGGATTCTCCGATTTTGTTCGATCTTCACATGCTTCTTTCCAGGGAATACGACAAGAAAAAACAAAACGCGAAGGCCGTCGAATCCGCGTTAGCCGCTCTTCGTTATCGCGACTTTTCCCATTCGGAAGAGGAATTTTTGGACGAAAGAAGACTCGTCGAAATTTTCGATCCTTCCGAAAAACAAGCGGCTCTTTCCCACAAACGTTCTTTGGAGAATTTGGAAAAATCGAAAAAGGATTTGAAGGATTCCAAGGACTTCTTTCATCTTTTCGAAGCGAATCTCGTTCGAGGAAGGGAAACGAAAATCACCGAACGCGGGCAAAACGGACAAACGACGGAAAGAACGTTAAACGCAGGCGAACTTCCCGCGTTTAAGGAAAGAATTTCCCAATCGGAAAACGATCTGAAGAATAAACAAAAGGAATACGACGATTCCAAATCGGGTTCGTATGAAAACTTCCGAAAGAAAAAATCCAAAGAAGACGCCGAAGTCGTTTATTATCTGGCGAATCTCGTTAAACAAGCGGAGAACGAAAACAAAGAAAGACTGAAAGTCGTAAACAACTTGGGAATCGCCGGAACCGGGATCTTTGTTCTTTTCGATTATAAACGCAATACGGACTTTTACGCGACCGCCGCGCTCTGGGAATTGGCGAGCAAACTCGATCCTACGATGAAGGAACCGGTTTTGGATCTCGCCAAGGAACTCAAGTCTTCTGGTAAAAAAGCGAAGGCGATCGACTTTTATAAAAAGTATTTGGATCTCGCACGCGCCGAAAAAACGGAAGAATCGAAACTCGCCGAAGTTTATTTTTCGATCGCTTCTCTTTATACCGAATTGAAACAAAACGTTTTGGCTTCTTCCTTTTACGAACTCTATTACAAGGCGGAAACCGATTCCAAAAAGAAAATTCCGTTCACATACGAACTCGGTTCCTTTTTTGAAAACAGAACCGGGGACTTGGAACGCGCTGCCTTGTATTACGGAATTTGGTTGAAGGAAAAACCGAACCCCGAAACTTCCAATCTTTCCTTTGCGGATGTCTGCGAATTGAATCGTCAGGAATTTCTCGCGGAATACGGAACTTCGAAGTTATACGCGTATCATAGAAAGCGCCAAGAGGAAAAATTCTCCCTAAACTCGGCGATCAAATCCTATGAAAGACTTCGCGAAATTTACAAAAACGAAGAAATCAAAAACGCGGCCCTCAAAAAGGAAACGCTCGCGATCAAAAGAAATCTTTTGGAAAGAACGGACGATTCCGTCATGGCCCAATACCGTCTCAAGGATTTGGATTTTCAGGAATCCACGAGCCGTCTCGGAGTGGCGAGAACCAAATTGAATTCCACACCGGTGACTCTTGCGATGAAAAAATTATCAGTTCTTTTGGAAGAGGAAAAGGATTTTCTTTCCGCGAGAAAAATCTACGAGGACATCGTGAAGATCGGAAACCCGATCGAAATCAATCTTTCTTTGAAAAACATAGATCGGATCAACAAGATTCTCGAAGACGGAATCAAACGAGAACCGCTTTAG
- a CDS encoding chemotaxis protein CheW, whose product MSSEIDHQYILFSLGDEEYAIPISLVDEIIKISNLIRIPKAKSYFAGIMDIRGKVVKMVDLAVKLTVPRDGEVEYDRAIVVKVNGQSVGIIVDKVANVVLFPPESINPPPPSVKGISGRYITGIGKKDDRFIIIIDVEKILGSEELAELGSNVG is encoded by the coding sequence ATGTCATCCGAAATCGACCACCAATACATTCTTTTCAGTCTGGGAGACGAGGAATACGCGATTCCGATTTCTCTCGTGGACGAGATCATCAAGATCAGCAATTTAATCCGAATTCCCAAAGCAAAAAGTTATTTTGCGGGGATCATGGATATCCGGGGTAAGGTGGTCAAGATGGTGGATCTTGCCGTCAAACTCACCGTTCCCAGAGACGGGGAAGTGGAATACGATCGTGCGATCGTAGTCAAGGTCAACGGACAATCCGTGGGAATCATCGTGGACAAGGTGGCGAACGTGGTTTTGTTTCCGCCGGAATCCATCAATCCTCCGCCTCCTTCGGTCAAAGGAATTTCGGGAAGATATATCACCGGAATCGGAAAGAAAGACGATCGATTTATCATAATCATAGACGTGGAAAAGATTTTGGGATCGGAAGAATTGGCCGAACTAGGAAGCAATGTCGGATGA
- a CDS encoding mannose-1-phosphate guanylyltransferase, which produces MKQDKPVVLIMAGGKGERFWPRSRVSTPKQLQKVYSNKTLLKETLERALTITSIDRIYIGTNASLKKSILAQEKNFPEKNFVIEPEGKNTAPIIALASLYFREKYGDPTQVVLSADAWINPVKEFTKTISKALEQAENHLVLLGIKPNRPEVGYGYIEAGKATDGCFAVKSFYEKPDVKTALKYIKKKNFYWNPGIFLWKTSTILEEFKAYSPKILGPLEERFPFKKAGELSAAFKIIPSDPVDIAIMEKSSRIRMVEASFGWDDVGSWTSLERVMPGDTNGNRHMGKTILFHKSSGNITQTRKEFTAVLGVNDLIVVEEEDVLFISTKSGVGDIKNLVAELRKNKTLQKYTE; this is translated from the coding sequence ATGAAACAGGATAAGCCGGTCGTACTCATTATGGCGGGGGGCAAAGGAGAACGTTTTTGGCCCCGTTCCAGAGTATCCACACCGAAACAACTTCAGAAAGTATATTCCAATAAAACGCTTCTGAAAGAAACCTTGGAACGCGCGCTTACGATCACCTCGATCGATCGCATTTATATCGGAACCAACGCGAGCTTGAAAAAATCCATTCTCGCTCAGGAAAAGAATTTTCCCGAAAAGAATTTCGTCATAGAACCCGAAGGAAAAAACACCGCGCCCATCATCGCGCTCGCTTCCTTGTATTTCCGCGAAAAATACGGAGATCCGACTCAGGTCGTGTTGTCCGCTGACGCATGGATCAATCCGGTAAAAGAATTTACCAAAACGATTTCCAAAGCGCTGGAACAAGCGGAGAATCATCTTGTGCTTCTCGGGATCAAACCGAATCGTCCCGAGGTCGGCTACGGTTATATCGAAGCGGGAAAGGCGACTGACGGATGTTTTGCGGTGAAATCGTTTTACGAAAAACCGGACGTAAAGACCGCGTTGAAGTATATCAAGAAAAAGAATTTCTACTGGAACCCAGGAATCTTTCTTTGGAAGACTTCGACAATATTAGAAGAATTTAAAGCGTATTCTCCGAAGATTCTCGGTCCTCTCGAAGAAAGATTTCCTTTTAAAAAAGCGGGAGAATTATCCGCCGCGTTTAAGATCATTCCTTCCGATCCGGTCGATATAGCGATCATGGAAAAAAGTTCCCGGATCAGAATGGTGGAAGCGAGTTTCGGTTGGGACGACGTGGGTTCTTGGACCTCTTTGGAAAGAGTGATGCCCGGCGACACAAACGGAAACAGACATATGGGAAAGACGATTCTCTTTCACAAATCCTCCGGCAACATCACTCAGACGAGAAAAGAATTCACCGCCGTTCTCGGTGTGAACGATTTGATCGTGGTCGAAGAGGAAGACGTTTTGTTTATCAGTACGAAATCGGGAGTAGGCGATATCAAAAACCTAGTCGCGGAACTTCGTAAAAATAAAACTTTACAAAAGTACACGGAATAG
- the hfq gene encoding RNA chaperone Hfq, which translates to MSAKNNIQDQLLNTARKDKLDLTIYLLNGVPLKGKVVSFDNFTIVLEQENKQSLVYKHAISTIIPAKIIKLYTEETKDAAQG; encoded by the coding sequence ATGTCTGCTAAAAACAATATACAGGACCAACTCTTAAACACTGCCCGTAAGGATAAATTGGATCTTACGATTTATCTTTTGAACGGGGTTCCTTTGAAAGGTAAGGTAGTAAGTTTCGATAATTTCACGATTGTGCTTGAGCAGGAAAATAAACAAAGTCTCGTTTATAAACACGCGATCTCTACGATCATTCCCGCTAAGATCATCAAACTTTATACCGAGGAAACCAAAGACGCAGCGCAAGGATAA
- the miaA gene encoding tRNA (adenosine(37)-N6)-dimethylallyltransferase MiaA, translating to MADPILILAAPTGAGKTSLITELDSTRFEILSFDSRQIYKEMPIGTAAPTKEQQETIRHHLVEILSPSENVDAGLYNRLAEEALRDVLNRNKIPVFTAGTGFYLKAFLFGMFPVPNIEDSVREKVLSLSMEEKRILLKELDPDSLEKIFPGDDYRLGRALEVNLMGEKWSRLKIDPKTSAVHNYDLEIRLGVFLDLDRKELYERINLRAKQMIEHGMAEEAWTIRERYGETCPGLKSLGYNFALENKKGNSNVETFLADLSQSHRNYAKRQVTWFRKETYLQPMDRSEALEHIKHIK from the coding sequence TTGGCTGATCCGATTTTGATTCTTGCCGCTCCGACCGGAGCGGGTAAAACCTCTCTCATCACGGAACTCGATTCGACCCGGTTCGAAATTCTTTCCTTCGACTCCAGACAAATCTACAAAGAAATGCCGATCGGAACCGCCGCTCCCACAAAGGAGCAACAGGAAACGATCCGGCATCATCTTGTCGAAATTCTTTCCCCCTCCGAAAACGTGGACGCCGGTCTTTACAATCGTCTCGCCGAAGAAGCGCTTCGAGACGTTTTGAATCGAAATAAAATTCCAGTGTTCACGGCGGGAACGGGTTTTTATCTCAAAGCCTTTTTGTTCGGAATGTTTCCGGTTCCGAACATCGAAGATTCCGTTCGGGAAAAAGTTCTTTCCCTGAGCATGGAAGAAAAACGGATTCTTTTAAAGGAATTGGATCCCGATTCATTGGAAAAAATATTTCCCGGAGACGATTACAGACTGGGCCGAGCCTTGGAAGTGAATCTGATGGGAGAAAAATGGTCCCGCTTGAAGATCGATCCGAAAACTTCCGCCGTTCACAATTACGATTTGGAGATTCGTCTGGGAGTTTTTTTGGATCTGGATCGGAAAGAACTTTATGAAAGAATCAATCTGAGAGCCAAACAGATGATCGAACACGGAATGGCGGAAGAGGCTTGGACGATCCGAGAACGATACGGAGAAACTTGTCCCGGTCTCAAATCCTTAGGCTATAATTTTGCACTTGAAAATAAAAAAGGAAACTCCAATGTAGAGACATTCCTTGCGGATTTAAGCCAGTCTCATAGGAATTACGCCAAAAGGCAGGTCACTTGGTTTCGTAAGGAAACATACTTACAACCGATGGATCGGTCCGAGGCGCTGGAACATATCAAACATATAAAGTAA
- a CDS encoding TIGR02300 family protein, whose protein sequence is MATGKKTTSKKTASAAAKKKATAKKAAPKKANASAKKKEEIIKKALSSPSAKSSGAKKPSASKGVALNPLGKKWTCHTCSTKFYDLNKEEKICPKCGADQNKRPVTRTRTVRPRVVEEEEVIDEENLVEDEDMEFTEEPLEEALEEEDDADEQAEE, encoded by the coding sequence ATGGCAACTGGTAAAAAGACTACATCCAAAAAAACTGCCTCGGCCGCGGCTAAGAAAAAGGCGACGGCGAAAAAAGCTGCGCCTAAAAAAGCGAACGCTTCGGCAAAAAAGAAAGAAGAAATCATCAAAAAGGCTCTTTCGAGTCCTTCCGCAAAGTCCTCGGGAGCTAAAAAACCTTCCGCTTCCAAGGGTGTGGCCCTCAATCCTCTTGGAAAAAAGTGGACCTGTCATACCTGCTCGACCAAATTTTACGACCTCAACAAAGAAGAAAAGATCTGCCCTAAATGCGGAGCCGATCAGAATAAACGTCCCGTTACGCGCACTCGAACCGTTCGTCCGAGAGTGGTGGAAGAAGAGGAAGTAATCGACGAAGAAAACTTGGTGGAAGACGAGGATATGGAATTCACCGAAGAACCTCTGGAAGAGGCTTTGGAAGAAGAAGACGACGCGGATGAACAAGCCGAAGAGTAA
- a CDS encoding pyridoxine 5'-phosphate synthase codes for MKIKLSVNINKVATLRNSRGGNIPDLLYFADLVLKAGAQGITVHPREDERHIRKDDVFALKEFIDSYNRKNQTEIEYNIEGEPSPRFLDLVLKTKPDQATLVPVTPGEITSDHGFDFEKDMDVLQEYSKILKKEKIRVALFVETDLKNLKLASRSGADRVEFYTGPFAEEFDRSPSAGKECFENRFVPAAQEILGQKMGINAGHDLDHWNLKVFSKLPGLQEVSIGHRLISRALETGIDRSVKEYLQALL; via the coding sequence TTGAAAATCAAACTGAGCGTAAACATCAATAAAGTCGCAACCCTTCGAAATTCGAGAGGCGGGAATATTCCGGATCTTTTGTATTTTGCCGATCTCGTTCTGAAAGCCGGGGCTCAGGGAATCACGGTGCATCCGAGAGAAGACGAAAGACATATCCGCAAAGACGACGTGTTCGCTCTGAAAGAATTTATCGATTCCTACAACCGAAAAAATCAAACCGAAATCGAATACAATATCGAAGGAGAACCCTCCCCTCGTTTTTTGGATTTGGTTTTAAAAACGAAACCGGATCAGGCTACCTTGGTTCCGGTGACTCCGGGTGAAATCACTTCGGATCACGGATTCGATTTCGAAAAGGACATGGACGTTCTTCAAGAATATTCTAAAATTCTAAAAAAGGAAAAAATACGCGTTGCTCTTTTTGTGGAAACCGATCTGAAAAATCTAAAACTCGCGTCCCGATCCGGGGCCGATCGTGTGGAATTTTATACCGGTCCGTTCGCGGAAGAATTCGATCGTTCTCCTTCCGCCGGAAAAGAATGTTTTGAAAACCGTTTTGTTCCCGCGGCGCAAGAAATTCTCGGCCAAAAAATGGGAATCAACGCAGGTCACGACTTGGATCATTGGAATCTAAAAGTTTTTTCCAAACTCCCCGGTCTTCAGGAAGTTTCCATCGGTCACAGATTGATTTCCAGAGCGCTCGAAACCGGAATCGATCGAAGCGTTAAGGAGTATCTTCAAGCTCTTTTGTGA
- a CDS encoding S41 family peptidase, translating into MLLSTLLTIFILYCEPTSGKSPVKADFTLKDFDNVVGTVSRYYIDKNIDKNRAYREAAIYALLSLPHSIYLYPESYFKEREKYEEKDEIFPGKTFKISADDSFVLFDPDYTEVEKIRDRKLKEDANKAKVNDDEVKKIVEREKVRKNVLSSKWEQTGFSKKDFDRILAYIETNLDKYKDSPLKDPFGESEEKSKEPFTMNDVMLAAANGYLSSLDPHSNVFLRSAWEESMAKIQDGSFEGIGAILSGGGNREVVVENPLEGRPAVNAGIRSGDVILAVDGKSIKGILLDKVVEKIKGKKGSKVVLTIQRKGVPGTLNIEVVRDTIEIKNLSSKLIEGHEHIGYIKLTGFVKSEDGPSVDRELVDKYKELEKEAQAKGTKLKAVILDLRSNAGGYLDLAIDIADMFIEKGLIVSTKSPNRSPEDAYAKNKDITNLPLAVLINAKSASASEIVASAIKHHGRGLILGERTFGKATVQKLMPLGNDYLIKLTQARYYSPSGNTIQVVGVKPDIDISSEEDGSFPFRFREENMWNHLSELPAAAEERSSFDVKKLEAWVQKNGKAAEFIAAHKNDPIKPDYQLIRSLDYIEALINNAPKKK; encoded by the coding sequence TTGTTACTTTCCACTCTTTTGACCATTTTTATCCTGTACTGCGAGCCTACATCCGGCAAATCTCCGGTCAAGGCGGACTTTACTCTCAAGGATTTCGATAACGTGGTCGGCACCGTGTCCCGGTATTACATCGATAAAAACATCGATAAGAACCGCGCCTACCGCGAAGCCGCAATCTACGCTCTTTTATCCCTTCCGCATTCCATCTATCTCTATCCCGAAAGTTATTTCAAGGAAAGAGAGAAATACGAAGAGAAGGACGAAATCTTTCCCGGTAAAACCTTCAAAATTTCCGCGGACGATTCGTTCGTTCTTTTCGATCCGGATTATACCGAAGTCGAAAAAATCCGCGATCGCAAGTTGAAGGAAGACGCGAATAAAGCCAAGGTCAACGACGACGAGGTCAAAAAAATCGTGGAACGGGAAAAGGTTCGTAAGAACGTTCTTTCCTCCAAATGGGAACAAACCGGTTTTAGTAAAAAAGATTTCGACCGAATTCTCGCGTATATCGAAACCAATCTGGATAAGTATAAGGATTCTCCGCTGAAAGATCCTTTCGGCGAATCGGAGGAGAAATCCAAAGAACCGTTTACGATGAACGACGTTATGCTCGCGGCGGCCAACGGTTATCTTTCTTCCCTCGATCCTCATAGCAACGTTTTCTTAAGATCCGCTTGGGAAGAATCCATGGCGAAGATCCAAGACGGAAGTTTCGAAGGAATCGGTGCGATTCTTTCGGGCGGAGGCAACCGTGAAGTTGTCGTTGAAAATCCTCTCGAAGGAAGACCCGCTGTCAACGCCGGAATTCGTTCGGGCGACGTGATCCTCGCCGTCGACGGAAAGTCGATCAAAGGAATTCTTCTGGACAAGGTCGTGGAAAAGATCAAAGGAAAAAAAGGTTCCAAGGTCGTGCTTACCATCCAGAGAAAGGGAGTTCCGGGAACTCTGAACATCGAAGTCGTACGAGATACGATCGAAATTAAAAACCTAAGCAGTAAACTGATCGAAGGTCACGAACATATCGGTTATATCAAACTCACCGGTTTCGTGAAGTCGGAAGACGGACCTTCCGTGGACCGCGAACTCGTGGACAAATATAAGGAACTCGAAAAAGAAGCGCAAGCCAAAGGAACCAAACTCAAGGCCGTGATTCTGGATCTTCGAAGCAACGCGGGCGGTTATCTGGATCTCGCGATCGACATCGCGGATATGTTCATCGAAAAGGGTTTGATCGTTTCCACAAAAAGTCCGAACCGCAGTCCCGAAGACGCGTATGCGAAGAATAAGGACATCACCAATTTACCGTTAGCCGTTTTGATCAACGCGAAGTCGGCGTCCGCTTCCGAAATCGTAGCAAGCGCGATCAAACACCACGGAAGAGGATTGATTCTCGGGGAAAGAACCTTCGGAAAAGCGACGGTTCAGAAACTGATGCCTTTGGGGAACGATTATCTGATCAAACTCACACAGGCGCGTTATTATTCTCCGTCCGGAAATACGATCCAAGTCGTCGGCGTTAAACCGGACATCGACATTTCCTCCGAAGAAGACGGAAGTTTTCCGTTCCGTTTCCGCGAAGAGAATATGTGGAACCACCTTTCCGAACTTCCCGCGGCGGCCGAGGAAAGAAGTTCTTTCGACGTGAAGAAACTCGAAGCCTGGGTTCAGAAAAACGGAAAGGCGGCCGAGTTTATCGCGGCTCATAAAAACGATCCGATCAAACCGGACTATCAACTGATTCGTTCCTTGGATTACATCGAGGCTCTGATCAACAACGCACCTAAAAAGAAATAG
- the nadB gene encoding L-aspartate oxidase has protein sequence MPRIQTDFLVLGSGITGLFAALKLAPYGSVLIVTKKSDYESNTNYAQGGIASVFAEGDKLEDHVRDTLEAGAWLCDPAAVQVLVEEGPPLVKELLNYGVPFNLEPSGKFDLSREGGHGKNRIVHAHDRTGREIEKTLLGVVKQNSNIQILEYHTLVDLITPHHLKQKGLVCYGAYVLSNHTGEVFPILAKETILATGGAGQVYSHTTNPKIATGDGVASAYRAGALIKNMEFYQFHPTALYHEDGDSFLISEAVRGKGAILLNKDGEPFMKRYHSMADLAPRDVVARAIDSEMKKRGEAHVYLDITHLPSDQIKDSFPSIYEKCKELGIDITTDRIPVVPVAHFLCGGVASDLEGRTTIPNLSTAGETACTGVHGGNRLASNSLLECLVFSNRIAKRIAREKPSFTKAHDAIPSWNKEGMVNTEEWVLISHDLNEIKSTMSNYVGIVRSNLRLERAKRRMDLIYDEVKDYYNRTVITNPLIELRNLVIVAELIIRSALSRKESRGLHFSTDYPEDRNPSRLDTEIRNDKVPL, from the coding sequence ATGCCCCGCATTCAAACGGACTTTTTAGTCTTAGGGAGCGGAATCACGGGCCTCTTTGCGGCCTTGAAACTTGCTCCCTACGGCTCCGTTCTCATCGTCACAAAAAAATCGGACTACGAATCCAACACCAACTACGCGCAGGGCGGAATCGCTTCCGTCTTTGCCGAAGGTGATAAACTCGAAGATCACGTCAGAGACACTCTCGAAGCCGGAGCCTGGCTCTGCGATCCGGCGGCCGTTCAGGTTCTCGTGGAAGAAGGCCCTCCTCTCGTAAAAGAACTTTTGAACTACGGGGTTCCGTTCAATCTGGAACCTTCGGGCAAATTCGATCTTTCCAGGGAAGGCGGTCACGGGAAGAATCGAATCGTACACGCTCACGACAGAACCGGACGCGAAATCGAAAAAACGCTTCTTGGAGTGGTCAAACAAAATTCGAATATTCAAATATTAGAATATCATACTTTAGTCGATCTAATCACGCCGCACCATTTGAAACAAAAAGGGCTCGTGTGTTACGGAGCGTATGTCCTTTCCAATCATACGGGGGAAGTGTTTCCGATTCTCGCCAAGGAAACCATTCTTGCGACCGGAGGAGCCGGTCAGGTTTATTCGCATACAACCAATCCGAAAATCGCGACCGGAGACGGGGTCGCGTCCGCTTACAGAGCGGGAGCTTTGATTAAGAATATGGAATTCTATCAATTCCATCCGACCGCTTTGTATCACGAAGACGGAGATTCTTTTTTGATCTCGGAAGCGGTGCGCGGAAAGGGCGCCATTCTTTTGAACAAAGACGGCGAACCTTTTATGAAACGGTATCATTCGATGGCCGATCTCGCTCCGAGAGACGTGGTCGCGCGCGCGATCGACTCGGAGATGAAAAAAAGAGGAGAAGCGCACGTCTATCTCGACATCACTCATCTTCCCTCCGATCAAATCAAAGATTCTTTCCCTTCCATCTACGAGAAGTGTAAGGAACTCGGAATCGACATCACCACCGACCGGATTCCGGTCGTGCCCGTGGCCCACTTTCTTTGCGGCGGGGTCGCTTCCGATTTGGAAGGAAGAACCACGATTCCGAATCTATCCACGGCCGGAGAAACCGCGTGCACCGGAGTTCACGGTGGAAACCGTCTCGCGTCCAACAGTCTTTTGGAATGTTTGGTGTTCTCGAATCGGATCGCAAAAAGAATCGCAAGGGAAAAACCGAGTTTTACAAAAGCGCACGACGCGATTCCTTCTTGGAACAAGGAAGGAATGGTCAACACGGAAGAATGGGTTTTGATCTCGCACGACTTAAACGAGATCAAAAGTACGATGAGCAATTACGTGGGAATCGTTCGTTCCAATCTTCGTCTCGAAAGAGCCAAACGGAGAATGGATCTGATCTACGACGAAGTGAAGGATTATTACAATCGGACCGTAATCACGAATCCTTTGATCGAGCTGAGAAATCTCGTGATCGTCGCGGAACTGATCATTCGTTCCGCTTTGTCCCGCAAGGAAAGCAGAGGACTTCATTTTTCCACGGATTATCCGGAGGATAGAAATCCGTCCCGGCTCGATACGGAAATTCGAAACGACAAGGTTCCTCTGTAA